Proteins encoded in a region of the Clostridium butyricum genome:
- a CDS encoding zinc ribbon domain-containing protein YjdM, with the protein MDKLPSCPKCNSEYTYEDGSFLVCPECAHEWAPGSENENSDELIVKDSNGNVLKDGDSVTIIKDLKVKGASSALKKGTKVKNIRLVDGDHNIDCKIDGFGAMSLKSEFVKKI; encoded by the coding sequence ATGGATAAATTACCAAGTTGCCCAAAATGTAATTCAGAATATACTTATGAAGATGGAAGTTTTTTAGTTTGCCCAGAATGTGCTCATGAATGGGCTCCAGGAAGTGAAAATGAAAATAGTGATGAATTAATTGTAAAAGATTCAAATGGAAATGTTTTAAAAGATGGAGACTCTGTAACAATAATAAAAGATCTTAAAGTTAAAGGTGCTTCTTCTGCATTAAAAAAGGGTACAAAAGTTAAAAATATACGTTTAGTAGATGGCGATCATAATATTGATTGTAAGATTGATGGATTTGGAGCAATGAGCTTAAAATCTGAATTTGTTAAAAAAATATAA
- the pdxS gene encoding pyridoxal 5'-phosphate synthase lyase subunit PdxS, which produces MERELVNKNLAQMLKGGVIMDVTNKEEAIIAERAGACAVMALERVPSDIRKEGGVARMSDPKMIKEIQDAVSIPVMAKVRIGHFVEAQILEALNIDFIDESEVLTPADDKYHIDKESFKVPFVCGATNIGEALRRIGEGASMIRTKGEAGTGDVVNAVTHMRTMTEQIKDIQKASKEELMTMAKNHGAPYDLVKYVWENGKLPVVNFAAGGIATPADAALMMQLGCDGVFVGSGIFKSDNPEKRARAIVLATTYYNDPKKLAEVSEDLGGAMSGINAKEVLTRYAERGW; this is translated from the coding sequence ATGGAAAGAGAATTAGTAAATAAAAATCTTGCTCAAATGTTAAAGGGCGGGGTAATAATGGATGTAACAAATAAGGAAGAGGCAATAATTGCAGAAAGAGCTGGGGCTTGTGCAGTTATGGCTCTTGAAAGAGTTCCTTCTGATATTAGAAAAGAAGGCGGAGTTGCAAGAATGTCAGATCCTAAAATGATAAAAGAAATTCAAGATGCAGTATCAATACCTGTTATGGCTAAGGTAAGAATAGGGCATTTTGTTGAAGCTCAAATATTAGAAGCTTTAAATATTGATTTTATTGATGAAAGTGAAGTTCTTACACCAGCAGATGATAAGTATCATATAGATAAGGAGAGTTTTAAAGTGCCATTTGTATGTGGTGCCACAAATATTGGAGAAGCTTTAAGAAGAATTGGTGAAGGTGCATCAATGATTAGAACTAAAGGAGAAGCTGGTACTGGAGATGTTGTTAATGCGGTTACTCATATGAGAACAATGACAGAACAGATTAAGGATATTCAAAAGGCGTCAAAGGAAGAGCTTATGACAATGGCTAAAAATCATGGAGCACCATATGATTTAGTTAAATATGTGTGGGAAAATGGAAAACTTCCTGTGGTTAATTTTGCAGCAGGTGGAATAGCAACGCCAGCAGATGCAGCTTTAATGATGCAACTTGGATGTGATGGAGTTTTTGTTGGATCGGGTATATTTAAATCTGATAATCCAGAAAAAAGAGCAAGGGCTATTGTTTTAGCAACAACTTATTATAATGATCCTAAAAAACTTGCAGAGGTGTCAGAAGATTTAGGTGGGGCTATGAGTGGTATAAATGCTAAAGAAGTTTTAACAAGGTATGCAGAAAGAGGATGGTAA
- a CDS encoding PTS lactose/cellobiose transporter subunit IIA produces MQELEMAIMNIIINAGDCKNHAYAALNHVNDGNYEEADKEMQLAEDAMAKAHDGQTTFLQKEAAGESVDFSVLFVHAQDHLMTAITEKNLITQIIDLRKIVNTLINK; encoded by the coding sequence ATGCAAGAATTAGAAATGGCGATAATGAATATTATAATTAATGCTGGGGATTGTAAAAATCATGCATATGCAGCTTTAAATCATGTAAATGACGGAAATTATGAAGAAGCTGATAAAGAAATGCAGTTAGCAGAAGATGCAATGGCAAAAGCACATGATGGACAGACTACTTTCCTTCAAAAAGAAGCAGCTGGTGAGAGTGTAGATTTTTCAGTACTATTTGTACACGCTCAAGACCATTTAATGACAGCAATTACTGAAAAGAATTTAATTACACAAATTATAGACTTAAGAAAAATTGTAAATACATTAATTAATAAATAA
- the pdxT gene encoding pyridoxal 5'-phosphate synthase glutaminase subunit PdxT, with the protein MKIGVLSLQGGFIEHINQIKLLGYEPIEVKKESDLEVIDGIILPGGESTTMGKLLNVTGLMKPLKNKILEGLPVWGTCAGMILLAKDIENDCRRHLGIMDIKIRRNAFGTQIDSFRTKKVIEEVSDAEIELVFIRAPLVVEVKDNVEIICRVNNNIVAVKQKNMLATSFHPELTEDLRFLKYFIEKIVKASNSRGNLVAL; encoded by the coding sequence ATGAAAATTGGTGTTTTATCATTACAAGGTGGGTTTATAGAGCATATTAATCAAATTAAACTTTTAGGATATGAACCAATAGAAGTTAAAAAGGAAAGTGATTTAGAAGTTATAGATGGAATAATACTTCCAGGTGGTGAGAGTACCACTATGGGAAAATTACTAAATGTTACAGGATTAATGAAGCCATTAAAAAATAAAATATTAGAAGGATTACCTGTGTGGGGGACTTGTGCAGGGATGATACTTCTTGCAAAGGATATAGAAAATGACTGTAGAAGACATTTAGGGATAATGGATATAAAAATTAGAAGAAATGCTTTTGGAACTCAAATAGATAGTTTTAGAACAAAAAAGGTTATAGAAGAAGTAAGTGATGCTGAAATAGAACTTGTATTTATCAGAGCACCATTGGTAGTTGAAGTGAAAGATAATGTAGAAATAATATGTAGAGTTAATAATAATATAGTTGCTGTAAAACAAAAAAACATGTTAGCAACATCATTTCATCCAGAATTAACAGAGGATTTAAGATTTTTAAAGTACTTTATAGAGAAGATAGTTAAAGCTAGTAATAGTAGAGGTAATTTAGTGGCTCTATAA
- a CDS encoding glycoside hydrolase family 1 protein → MKFANDFLFGAASAAYQVEGAWDKDGKGISNWDVFSKIPGKTFEGTNGDVAVDHYNRYKEDIKLMAEMGLESYRFSVSWPRIIPDGDGEINKKGLEFYNNLINECLKYGIVPFVTLYHWDMPQVLEEQGGWTNKRTINGFVKYAEACFKAFGDRVKHWITFNEAIVFCKSGYITGAHPPGLVNDQKKYFQATHNVFVAHAKCVEIYKNLKQYGEIGITHVFNPAYSFDNKEENIAATEHANYYDTYWYYDPILKGEYPEYVVELLKEKNLVPDWTNEELELLKNTADKNDFIGLNYYQPQRIMKNTDGQQLVASRENSTGAPGNPSFDGFYKTVMMEDKVYTKWGWEISPQGFLDGLRMLKARYGDVKLYITENGLGDEDPIIEDEIVDIPRIKFIEEHLKVVKAAISEGINLKGYYAWSVIDLLSWLNGYKKQYGFIYVDHKNNYDRKKKLSFHWYKKVIETRGENL, encoded by the coding sequence ATGAAATTTGCAAACGATTTCCTCTTTGGAGCAGCATCTGCAGCGTATCAAGTAGAAGGTGCATGGGATAAAGACGGAAAGGGGATTAGCAACTGGGATGTATTTTCAAAAATACCAGGCAAGACATTTGAAGGAACAAATGGAGATGTAGCGGTTGATCATTACAACCGATATAAAGAAGATATTAAGTTAATGGCTGAAATGGGATTAGAATCATATAGATTTTCAGTATCATGGCCTAGGATAATACCAGATGGAGATGGAGAGATAAATAAAAAGGGACTTGAGTTTTATAACAACTTAATTAATGAATGTTTAAAATATGGCATAGTACCTTTTGTAACATTATATCATTGGGACATGCCACAAGTGTTAGAAGAACAAGGTGGTTGGACTAATAAAAGGACTATCAATGGATTTGTTAAATATGCAGAAGCATGTTTTAAGGCTTTTGGTGATAGAGTTAAGCATTGGATAACATTCAATGAAGCGATAGTGTTTTGTAAATCGGGATATATTACTGGAGCACATCCACCTGGTTTGGTAAATGATCAAAAGAAGTATTTTCAAGCTACCCACAATGTATTTGTAGCACATGCAAAATGTGTAGAGATATATAAGAATCTAAAACAGTATGGAGAAATTGGAATAACACATGTTTTTAATCCGGCATATAGCTTTGATAATAAAGAAGAAAATATTGCAGCAACTGAACATGCAAATTATTATGATACATATTGGTATTATGATCCTATATTAAAGGGTGAATATCCAGAATATGTAGTAGAATTATTAAAAGAAAAGAACTTAGTGCCTGATTGGACTAATGAAGAATTAGAATTATTGAAGAATACTGCTGATAAAAATGATTTTATAGGTTTGAATTACTATCAGCCTCAAAGAATAATGAAAAATACAGATGGTCAGCAATTAGTTGCTTCTAGAGAAAATTCTACTGGAGCACCAGGGAATCCTTCTTTTGATGGTTTTTATAAGACTGTTATGATGGAAGATAAGGTTTATACAAAATGGGGTTGGGAAATCTCTCCACAAGGATTTTTAGATGGGTTGAGAATGCTTAAAGCTAGATACGGTGATGTAAAGTTATATATTACTGAAAATGGATTAGGAGATGAAGATCCTATAATAGAGGATGAAATTGTAGATATTCCTAGAATTAAGTTTATAGAGGAACATTTAAAAGTAGTGAAAGCAGCTATAAGTGAAGGAATAAATTTAAAGGGATATTATGCTTGGTCAGTTATAGATTTATTAAGCTGGTTAAATGGATATAAGAAGCAATATGGGTTTATATATGTAGATCATAAAAATAATTATGATAGAAAGAAAAAACTATCTTTCCACTGGTATAAAAAAGTTATTGAAACAAGAGGGGAAAATTTATAG
- a CDS encoding acyltransferase, with amino-acid sequence MSELEKLLSQITDIIDTGLTKDGVSSILNLLEISFPVKLLDEMKLYGDYLPKNNEIGVSDEKRYLHFLWDVLDKSPMCLVANFSILYRRILAKKLFKSCGENFIAEENVRFNVPDNIEVGDNVFLNRDVYIDSKGGVKLGDSVALTEGVMIFTHSHSEDNHEERTYSPVIIEDYAKICCRATILPGVKIEKQAIVAAGAIIDKNVEVNSLVAGIPGKFVRERNNLNCAGDELNHIWLHNGIFQ; translated from the coding sequence ATGAGTGAATTAGAAAAATTATTAAGTCAGATAACAGATATAATAGATACGGGTCTGACTAAAGATGGTGTATCATCAATATTAAATTTATTAGAGATTTCATTTCCTGTTAAATTATTAGATGAAATGAAGCTTTATGGAGATTATCTTCCTAAAAACAATGAAATAGGAGTATCTGATGAAAAAAGATACCTACATTTTTTATGGGATGTATTAGATAAGTCTCCAATGTGTTTAGTTGCTAATTTTTCAATTTTATATAGAAGAATTTTAGCAAAAAAACTATTTAAATCATGTGGTGAAAATTTTATTGCAGAAGAAAATGTAAGATTTAATGTTCCAGATAATATTGAAGTTGGAGATAACGTATTCTTAAATAGAGATGTGTACATAGATTCAAAAGGTGGAGTTAAATTAGGTGATTCTGTAGCATTAACAGAAGGAGTAATGATATTTACTCATTCTCATTCAGAGGATAATCATGAAGAAAGAACATATAGTCCAGTTATAATAGAAGATTATGCAAAGATATGCTGTAGAGCAACGATTCTTCCAGGTGTAAAAATAGAAAAGCAAGCTATAGTGGCTGCTGGAGCAATAATAGATAAAAATGTAGAAGTAAATTCATTAGTTGCTGGAATCCCAGGTAAATTTGTTAGAGAAAGAAATAATTTAAATTGTGCTGGTGATGAATTAAATCATATATGGCTTCATAATGGAATATTTCAATAG
- a CDS encoding DUF47 domain-containing protein — MFNNRKEDKFFNMLLKSAEIVNEAAVELKNDLKCLDVTEEWMKKIAELENMGDDLVRTLIKELDDAFITPIDREDVYEIVKEMDNILDLINSLVHRFIMFDIRESTDELECVCDILVQVTQELMSLMNELKIHGCRSKNINEKIISISKMESKADEIFRKTVQKLFKCEENPIEIMKWKEIYQILENVVDKCEQVANIVERVVIKNA; from the coding sequence ATGTTTAATAATAGGAAAGAAGATAAGTTTTTCAACATGTTATTAAAATCAGCTGAAATTGTTAATGAAGCAGCTGTAGAATTAAAAAATGATTTGAAATGTCTAGACGTTACAGAGGAATGGATGAAAAAGATCGCAGAGTTAGAAAATATGGGCGATGACTTAGTTCGTACTTTAATTAAAGAACTAGACGATGCATTTATAACACCTATAGACAGAGAAGATGTATATGAAATTGTAAAAGAAATGGATAATATTTTAGATTTAATAAATTCCCTTGTTCACAGATTTATAATGTTTGATATAAGAGAAAGCACAGATGAATTAGAATGTGTATGTGATATCTTAGTACAAGTTACACAAGAGCTTATGTCATTAATGAATGAATTAAAAATACATGGGTGTAGATCAAAAAATATAAATGAAAAAATAATTAGCATAAGTAAAATGGAAAGTAAAGCTGATGAAATATTTAGAAAGACTGTTCAAAAATTATTTAAGTGCGAAGAAAATCCTATAGAAATCATGAAGTGGAAGGAAATATATCAGATATTAGAAAATGTAGTAGATAAATGTGAACAGGTAGCAAATATAGTAGAAAGAGTTGTAATTAAAAATGCATAG
- a CDS encoding GntR family transcriptional regulator, with amino-acid sequence MTTKYEIVINKLMNNIKDGVYDKDKKLPTEDELMNIFSVSRNTIRKAIEILVNHGYVYQVQGSGIFLRDSQKGKCVSLQEMNGLTKEFDDKRIESKIIEFSIIDADEKLAEKFKCALNTKIYHIKRVRYVNGEPIEVEESFYNKEIIPYLNEEICRSSIFNYITNDLKLNIGFADKIISCDVLTDEECELLEVEKGEPTLQLENTVFLSTGVIFDVSIERYNYRKIKLLSPTVLQSII; translated from the coding sequence GTGACAACTAAATACGAAATAGTTATTAACAAATTAATGAATAATATAAAAGATGGAGTATACGATAAAGATAAAAAACTCCCTACGGAAGATGAACTTATGAATATATTCAGTGTTAGTAGAAACACAATAAGAAAGGCTATTGAAATTTTGGTTAATCATGGATATGTATATCAAGTTCAAGGTAGTGGAATATTTTTAAGGGATTCGCAAAAGGGGAAGTGTGTTTCTCTTCAAGAAATGAATGGACTTACAAAAGAGTTTGATGATAAGCGCATAGAAAGCAAGATTATTGAATTTTCAATTATCGATGCAGATGAAAAATTAGCAGAAAAATTTAAATGTGCTCTAAATACAAAAATTTATCATATTAAGAGAGTAAGATATGTAAATGGAGAACCTATTGAGGTAGAGGAATCTTTTTATAACAAAGAAATAATTCCATATCTAAATGAAGAAATTTGCCGTTCTTCTATATTTAATTATATTACAAATGATCTGAAATTAAATATAGGTTTTGCAGATAAGATTATAAGTTGTGATGTATTAACTGATGAGGAGTGCGAACTTTTAGAAGTTGAAAAAGGAGAACCAACATTACAGCTTGAGAATACTGTATTTTTAAGTACAGGAGTTATTTTTGACGTATCAATAGAAAGATATAATTATAGAAAGATAAAGCTCCTTAGTCCAACTGTTTTACAAAGTATAATTTAA
- a CDS encoding TRM11 family SAM-dependent methyltransferase has translation MNNGDVKEEKEFGKYFYIINYNREFEEELCMMEMDSFFNMKPFKKQFFANKYINPSRSPFIKEVIKIKYEENSIEEILLNIKSDNLAYENFKVCFMKSEDNTVGYKERINSIKEIGYIIKGEADIHNPEIIFGLSKVGDKWIFGEYYRNDFKWHIHDKKPYSYSNSLSLRVARALVNISVGNNINQKFIDPCCGIGTVIIEALSMGINACGWEINDNIAENAQKNLEFFGYDNVIINGDMTTIKDKFDVAIIDMPYGLFTPITKEEQVAIINSARRITNRLIIVTFEDMSEVIKKSGFNIIDTGHVAKGKFKRYISVCI, from the coding sequence TTGAATAATGGTGACGTTAAAGAAGAAAAAGAATTTGGAAAATACTTTTACATAATAAATTATAATAGGGAGTTTGAAGAGGAGTTGTGCATGATGGAGATGGATTCGTTTTTCAATATGAAACCATTTAAAAAACAATTCTTTGCAAATAAATATATTAATCCTTCCAGGAGTCCTTTTATAAAGGAAGTTATAAAAATAAAATATGAGGAAAATTCAATAGAAGAAATATTATTGAATATTAAATCTGATAATCTTGCTTATGAGAATTTCAAAGTATGTTTTATGAAAAGCGAAGATAATACGGTTGGTTATAAAGAGAGAATAAATAGCATAAAAGAAATAGGATATATAATAAAAGGTGAGGCAGATATCCATAATCCAGAAATCATTTTTGGGTTAAGTAAGGTTGGCGATAAATGGATATTTGGAGAATATTATAGAAATGATTTTAAGTGGCATATACATGATAAAAAACCTTATTCATATTCTAATTCTCTAAGCTTAAGAGTAGCTAGAGCTTTAGTTAACATATCAGTAGGAAATAATATAAATCAAAAATTTATAGATCCATGTTGTGGGATAGGAACTGTTATAATAGAGGCTTTGTCTATGGGAATTAATGCTTGTGGATGGGAAATCAACGATAATATAGCTGAAAATGCACAAAAAAACCTTGAGTTTTTTGGATATGATAATGTAATTATAAATGGCGATATGACAACTATAAAGGACAAATTTGATGTTGCTATAATAGATATGCCATACGGTCTTTTTACACCAATTACTAAAGAAGAGCAAGTTGCTATAATAAATTCAGCACGTAGAATAACAAATAGATTAATAATAGTAACATTTGAAGACATGAGTGAAGTAATAAAGAAATCTGGTTTTAACATCATTGATACTGGACACGTAGCAAAAGGTAAGTTTAAAAGATATATAAGTGTTTGTATATAG
- a CDS encoding PTS sugar transporter subunit IIC produces the protein MSIGNTLSQKLIPQVMKFVNLKPVIALKDGILFILPLTLIGSVFLLLAQIPYQPFNDWMASTLGANWTEPLMQAYGASFKIIALVAAIGIAYTYAKNEGYEPLSAGIISLVIFLLTTNSYVTLESGEIADNVIPKAWTGGEGMVTAIIIGLLVGAIYSWFMKKDIRIKMPAGVPQGVANSFSALIPGAVMIVGATVVYTIFKYGMNTTFIEWIYKVIQTPLQGLSDSLGGVIVMCFLIPFLWWFGVHGSTIIGGVMDGILISNATANQNILDSGMALTIENGGRIVTQQFKDCVVNLSGSGATIGLVICMLFLAKSAQSKQLGKLAVVPACFNINEPVIFGTPIVMNPFMAIPFILTPVTIGVLQYFAIATGLIPLYTGVVVPWTTPPIISGFLTGGWRTALFQVVVIAISTAIYFPFFKKVDSMNYKNEQAAQNQ, from the coding sequence ATGTCAATCGGCAATACATTAAGTCAAAAGCTTATACCGCAAGTAATGAAATTTGTAAACTTAAAACCAGTTATTGCATTAAAAGATGGGATTCTATTTATTTTACCATTAACACTAATTGGTTCAGTGTTTTTATTACTAGCTCAAATACCATATCAACCATTCAATGATTGGATGGCTAGTACATTAGGAGCGAATTGGACAGAGCCATTAATGCAAGCATATGGCGCATCGTTTAAGATAATTGCTTTAGTAGCGGCAATAGGTATTGCATATACATATGCTAAAAATGAAGGGTATGAACCTTTATCAGCAGGAATTATATCACTTGTAATATTTCTTTTAACAACTAATTCTTATGTAACACTTGAATCAGGTGAAATAGCAGATAATGTTATTCCAAAGGCTTGGACTGGTGGAGAAGGAATGGTTACTGCTATTATTATAGGTTTATTAGTAGGGGCAATATATTCTTGGTTTATGAAGAAAGATATAAGAATAAAGATGCCAGCTGGAGTTCCACAAGGAGTTGCTAACTCTTTCTCAGCTTTAATTCCAGGGGCAGTAATGATTGTTGGTGCTACAGTAGTGTACACTATATTTAAATATGGAATGAATACAACATTTATCGAATGGATATATAAAGTTATACAAACACCTCTTCAAGGGTTATCTGATTCATTAGGTGGAGTTATTGTAATGTGTTTCTTAATTCCTTTCTTATGGTGGTTTGGAGTTCATGGTTCTACTATAATAGGTGGAGTAATGGATGGTATCTTAATTTCAAATGCAACAGCAAACCAAAACATCTTAGATTCAGGAATGGCTTTAACAATAGAAAATGGTGGACGTATAGTAACTCAACAATTTAAAGATTGTGTAGTTAATCTTTCAGGTTCAGGTGCAACTATTGGTCTTGTTATATGTATGTTATTCTTAGCTAAATCAGCTCAATCTAAGCAATTAGGAAAATTAGCTGTAGTTCCAGCATGCTTTAATATTAATGAACCAGTCATCTTTGGTACTCCAATAGTAATGAATCCATTTATGGCTATACCATTTATATTAACTCCAGTAACAATTGGTGTACTTCAATATTTTGCAATAGCAACAGGATTGATTCCATTATATACAGGGGTTGTAGTACCTTGGACTACACCACCAATAATAAGTGGATTCTTAACAGGTGGATGGAGAACTGCTTTATTCCAAGTAGTTGTAATAGCAATATCAACTGCAATATACTTCCCATTCTTTAAGAAAGTTGATAGTATGAACTATAAGAATGAACAAGCAGCTCAAAATCAATAG
- a CDS encoding cupin domain-containing protein, with translation MYTADYFVKNLNMIAHPEGGFYKEIYSSEENITSKDLKVNFEGSRILWTSIYFLLRDGEVSNFHRLKSDEMWYYHSGSPLTIYMISPEGEFITEQLGLNIENGEKPQVLVPKDYIFGSAMNNEGYALVGCMVSPGFEFRDFELFKRSFLLEKYPQYEEIILKLTHNE, from the coding sequence ATGTATACAGCAGATTATTTTGTGAAAAACTTAAATATGATAGCACATCCAGAAGGTGGATTTTATAAAGAAATTTATTCATCAGAAGAGAATATAACATCAAAAGATTTAAAAGTTAACTTTGAGGGGTCAAGAATACTTTGGACTAGTATATATTTCTTGCTTAGAGATGGTGAGGTTTCTAATTTTCATAGGTTAAAATCTGATGAAATGTGGTATTATCATTCAGGATCACCATTAACTATTTATATGATTAGCCCTGAAGGCGAATTTATAACAGAACAGCTTGGTCTTAATATTGAAAATGGTGAAAAACCTCAAGTATTAGTTCCAAAAGATTATATATTTGGTTCTGCTATGAATAATGAAGGTTATGCATTAGTTGGCTGTATGGTCTCACCAGGATTTGAATTTAGAGACTTTGAATTATTTAAAAGAAGCTTCTTATTAGAAAAATATCCTCAATATGAAGAAATAATTCTTAAATTAACTCATAATGAATGA
- a CDS encoding PTS sugar transporter subunit IIB: MVTIRLFCAAGMSTSLLVNKMKESATKRGIEADIAAFPEGQMDKHLDGVNVALLGPQVGYRLANAKEVCGAKGVPVDVIPMVDYGMMNGEKVLDFALNLAK, encoded by the coding sequence ATGGTAACTATTAGATTATTTTGTGCAGCAGGGATGTCAACAAGCTTATTAGTAAATAAAATGAAAGAAAGTGCAACAAAGAGAGGAATAGAAGCAGATATTGCAGCGTTTCCAGAAGGACAAATGGATAAACATTTAGATGGTGTAAATGTTGCATTACTTGGACCACAAGTAGGATACAGATTAGCTAACGCAAAAGAAGTGTGTGGAGCAAAAGGGGTTCCAGTTGATGTTATACCAATGGTTGACTATGGAATGATGAATGGAGAAAAAGTTTTAGATTTTGCTTTGAATTTAGCAAAATAG
- a CDS encoding inorganic phosphate transporter yields MHSSLIITILIVFLALAFDFINGFHDTATAVATSITTKALTPKQAIIICCICNFIGAFMGTAVAKTVGDNIVSHTSIPQWVIMCVLISSIIWNLLTWYFGIPSSSSHALIGALIGGGIAYTMTFDVVNWYNLFHSVILWLILSPLIGFIVGYILMLILNCILKSHKRSVVNKLFLKLQVLAGAFMALNHGGNDAQKSMGIITMALLSGGLISSFEVPVWVIFLCALSMALGTSIGGKKIIKTMGSGMAKLTPVNGFAAQTGAAFVILCATLFHAPVSTTHIITTSIMGVGASKRIKNVKWGVAKQIVWAWVLTIPITAVFSGVIILIVKLFI; encoded by the coding sequence ATGCATAGTTCATTAATAATAACAATATTAATAGTATTTCTTGCATTAGCATTTGATTTTATAAATGGATTTCATGATACAGCTACAGCTGTTGCTACATCAATAACAACAAAGGCATTAACTCCTAAACAAGCTATAATAATATGCTGTATATGTAATTTTATTGGTGCTTTCATGGGAACAGCAGTTGCTAAAACTGTAGGGGACAATATAGTTAGTCATACATCAATACCACAATGGGTAATTATGTGTGTATTAATTTCATCTATAATTTGGAACCTATTAACATGGTATTTTGGAATACCAAGTAGTTCATCTCATGCGTTAATAGGAGCGCTTATTGGAGGTGGAATAGCATATACTATGACTTTTGATGTTGTTAATTGGTACAATCTTTTTCATAGTGTAATTTTGTGGTTAATTCTCTCTCCACTAATAGGATTTATAGTTGGATATATATTAATGTTAATACTAAATTGTATTTTAAAATCACATAAGAGATCGGTTGTGAACAAGCTGTTTTTGAAGTTACAGGTATTAGCTGGTGCATTTATGGCGCTTAATCATGGAGGAAATGATGCTCAAAAGTCTATGGGAATAATAACGATGGCACTATTGAGTGGTGGATTAATAAGTAGCTTTGAAGTACCTGTATGGGTAATTTTCCTTTGTGCTTTATCCATGGCTCTTGGAACTTCTATAGGTGGTAAAAAAATAATTAAAACTATGGGTAGTGGAATGGCAAAATTGACTCCTGTTAATGGTTTTGCAGCCCAGACTGGAGCAGCATTTGTAATATTGTGTGCAACATTATTTCATGCACCAGTAAGTACAACTCATATAATAACAACAAGCATAATGGGTGTTGGTGCATCTAAAAGAATTAAGAATGTAAAATGGGGAGTAGCAAAACAAATAGTTTGGGCTTGGGTTTTAACAATTCCAATAACAGCTGTATTCTCAGGGGTAATTATTTTAATAGTCAAATTGTTTATATAA